The DNA region CGCGGACGCACGTCGTTACTTCCGCTCCTTTGGGACCTGCAGCATCGAGGAACCTCTCGCCGACCTCAACGACCTCCGACTTCTCCAGGAGAAAGCCGCATGACCACGAGTGCGACCGACATGCCGTCGACGTGGCTCGGTCTGTCCGAAGACCACCCTTTCGGGCTCCAGACACTGCCCTATGGCGTTTTCGACGCCGGCTCCGGTCGGCGGGTCGGTGTGCGCATCGGCGAGTGCGTCCTGGATCTGGCTGCCGCGTGCGCGCGTTCGCGACGTATCGATGCGGGCCTCTTCGCCCGAGGCAGCCTGGATGAGCTGCTGGCTGCCGGCCCGGACACCTGGGCAGCGGTGCGTGGCGAGGTACGAACCTGGCTCAGTGACACGAATTATCGCACCGCACTCGAGCCGTTGCTGGTCCCGCTCGAAGATGTGACCATGTGCCTTCCGTTCACGGTCGGCGACTACGTCGACTTCTACGCGTCGGAACATCACGCGACCAACCTCGGGCGGATGTTCCGGCCTGACCAGGAGCCGCTGACACCGAACTGGAAGCACCTGCCCATCGGGTACCACGGCCGTTCCGGCACTGTGGTGGTGTCCGGCGAGCCGGTCTGGCGTCCACGAGGGCAGAGCCGTCGTCCAGACGGCGAGATCGTCGTCGGTCCGTCCACTCGCCTGGACATCGAGGTCGAGCTGGGCTTCGTGGTGGGTGCCCCGTCCCCGCGAGGGCGGGCCGTGCCGCTGGACGCGTTCGAGCAGCACGTGTTCGGCGTCTGCCTGGTCAACGACTGGTCCGCTCGCGACATCCAGGCGTGGGAGTATGTGCCCCTGGGTCCCTTCCTCGGCAAGTCGTTCGCCACGTCGCTCTCACCGTGGATCGTTCCGCTCGAGGCTCTTCAGGCTGCCAGGGTCCGGCCACCGGTACGCGATCCCCGGCCGGCGGCCTATCTCGATGACGCGGCCACGCCTTCATGGGGAATCGACATCGACTTCAAGGTGGCTCTGAACGGCCACGTGGTCTCACACCCGCCGTTCGCGTCGATGTACTGGACCGGCGCAC from Streptomyces sp. NBC_00258 includes:
- the fahA gene encoding fumarylacetoacetase, encoding MTTSATDMPSTWLGLSEDHPFGLQTLPYGVFDAGSGRRVGVRIGECVLDLAAACARSRRIDAGLFARGSLDELLAAGPDTWAAVRGEVRTWLSDTNYRTALEPLLVPLEDVTMCLPFTVGDYVDFYASEHHATNLGRMFRPDQEPLTPNWKHLPIGYHGRSGTVVVSGEPVWRPRGQSRRPDGEIVVGPSTRLDIEVELGFVVGAPSPRGRAVPLDAFEQHVFGVCLVNDWSARDIQAWEYVPLGPFLGKSFATSLSPWIVPLEALQAARVRPPVRDPRPAAYLDDAATPSWGIDIDFKVALNGHVVSHPPFASMYWTGAQMLAHMTVNGSSLRTGDLFASGTVSGPGRDQRGSFIELSWGGTEPLILPDGTTRTFLEDGDEVVISATAPGPDGTMIGFGEVRGRIVSEPATAEGEAP